Genomic DNA from Effusibacillus pohliae DSM 22757:
AGTTGTTGCAGGGCAACAGCCAGCAGGACCGCATAGTTCGCCGGCATTTTGAGAATCGACTGAACGGCTGTTTTGGCGCTGTGCTGTCCGCGGGAAGCGAAATAAACCCCGAACACGCTCAGCAGCAGCAACGAGATGAAAATGCGCTGCAAAATATATCCGCTGAGGAAGATCAGCAGAACCGGCAGGATGACATGCAAAAAAATCATGGATGCTCTTCTCCCTCCCAAACATCGACACAAATCAGCCTGCTGCGGTGAATCGTAGATGAATCACGAAATCCTCCCCTCTTCAAATATGCCGGGAGGATTTGGCCGATATTATGATAGTAACACTATTTTTTGCCGGTTCAAGAGACGAATGCAAAAGGCGAATGATTGATCTTTTTATTGGCAGGATTACAGGATGGCGGAGTTAGGAATATTTTCCTACCACCGGAATGCAAAAATAGGAAATCGAACGCATATGTTGTTGACTGTTTTTATGCAAAAATGGGTACAGGATTAGGTTATATTTGGTCGCGGCCTTGCATTCGGTTGATTTTGCCGTCAGGTTGCCTGCTTCGCGATGCTCGTGTGCAAACTGTGATACTCCTTCCAGATCGGGGACTGATTTTGATGCTACAAAATCGACTGTTGGAGCTTGTTCGGGAAATTGAGGACATGAAAGCTCAATTGGTCACGCTTTTTGAAACCAAATCATGTTCGCTGCAAGGGGCGGTTCTGCAGAAAAGTCAGGAACTGGATCTCCTGATCGTTCAATACTACCGTTTGCTTCGGGGCGAGCGGGCGGCCGGCGGTAGCCGCTTGCAACCCAGACCGATCAGGAACCGACGGTGACAGTGCGGGGGAGGTCGTGCGTGCCGCCGATCAGCGGCAAAGTCGCTGCGTTATTTCCGCCCATACGCATTGAAAATATGAGAAAAAGAAAGAATACGGATGTAACGGAAGGGATAATTTCCGTATGAAGCCGTTTTTGTTTTCGTTTGTTTCACAAATCGGATTGAGACAGATATCAATACGTGTTAAGATAGCACTTG
This window encodes:
- a CDS encoding aspartyl-phosphate phosphatase Spo0E family protein, with product MLQNRLLELVREIEDMKAQLVTLFETKSCSLQGAVLQKSQELDLLIVQYYRLLRGERAAGGSRLQPRPIRNRR